Proteins encoded by one window of Erwinia pyrifoliae DSM 12163:
- a CDS encoding HlyD family secretion protein → MFRQEAIDKQKMKWRGRALLLPGIPFWLMAGLCIFFFITFLTFVIAGTYTRRVNVTGEISSYPRAANVYSSVQGVVVKQFVTAGQVIKAGAPVYQIDVSKSTHSGVVSDNQRRDIASQMTRIEQIISRLESNKKNTLDMLGKQKAQYTSAFQRSTDIIHHAREGIRIMKENMENYRQYQTKGLITKDQLTSQVALYYQQQNSLLGLSGQNEQNALQITALESQIHIQAADYDNQIYQMELQRYERQKELLNIDAGGAIIVRALADGRIDSLSVTVGQMVNAGDSLLQIIPNNIDHYSLVLWLPNTAIPYVNVSDRVNIRYEAFPKEKFGQFAGTVSIISKTPASPQEMMTWQGAPKDGPTASIPYYKVIVRPEKQSVEYSGKRLSLENGMKAQSTLFLEERKIYQWMLSPFYDMKHSVKGAVNE, encoded by the coding sequence TTGTTTCGCCAGGAAGCTATCGATAAGCAGAAAATGAAATGGCGCGGTCGGGCGCTTCTCCTCCCCGGCATTCCTTTTTGGCTCATGGCGGGATTGTGTATCTTCTTTTTTATCACCTTTCTGACTTTTGTGATCGCCGGAACCTACACCCGAAGGGTGAACGTCACAGGGGAGATATCCAGCTACCCCCGTGCGGCTAACGTCTACTCCAGTGTCCAGGGTGTGGTGGTCAAGCAATTTGTCACTGCAGGCCAGGTAATCAAGGCGGGCGCTCCTGTCTACCAAATCGACGTCAGTAAAAGCACTCATAGCGGCGTAGTCAGTGACAATCAACGCAGGGATATTGCCAGTCAGATGACGCGCATTGAGCAAATCATTAGCCGGCTGGAAAGCAATAAGAAAAATACTCTCGACATGCTGGGAAAGCAAAAAGCGCAGTACACCAGCGCATTCCAACGCTCTACCGACATTATCCATCATGCCCGGGAAGGGATCCGCATCATGAAGGAGAATATGGAGAACTACCGACAGTATCAGACGAAAGGACTCATCACTAAGGATCAGCTAACTAGCCAGGTGGCGCTGTATTACCAGCAGCAAAACAGCCTGCTGGGGCTGTCTGGGCAAAATGAACAAAATGCACTGCAAATCACCGCACTGGAAAGTCAGATTCACATTCAGGCAGCCGACTACGACAACCAAATTTACCAGATGGAGCTACAGCGTTACGAGCGACAAAAAGAACTGCTCAACATTGACGCTGGTGGGGCGATTATCGTGCGTGCGTTGGCTGACGGCCGCATCGATTCGCTCAGCGTCACGGTCGGGCAGATGGTCAATGCAGGCGACAGCCTGCTACAGATTATCCCGAACAACATCGACCATTATTCGCTGGTGCTATGGCTACCTAATACTGCCATTCCCTATGTCAACGTCAGCGATCGGGTCAACATACGCTATGAGGCTTTCCCGAAAGAGAAATTTGGCCAGTTCGCCGGCACGGTTTCCATCATCTCTAAAACGCCTGCCTCACCGCAGGAAATGATGACATGGCAGGGCGCACCTAAGGATGGGCCGACCGCATCGATACCTTACTACAAGGTGATCGTCAGGCCGGAAAAACAGAGCGTTGAATACAGTGGTAAGCGCCTGAGCCTGGAAAATGGCATGAAGGCGCAAAGCACCCTGTTTCTTGAAGAAAGGAAGATTTATCAATGGATGTTGTCGCCGTTCTACGACATGAAACACAGCGTAAAGGGAGCGGTCAATGAGTAA
- a CDS encoding peptidase domain-containing ABC transporter, producing the protein MSKLSLKTLIGKLDIRLRRRLPLIHQTESSECGLACLAMICGHYGKNVDLIALRRQFNLSARGTTLAGLIGIADRMGLTTRPLSLDLDNLGALQVPCILHWEFNHFVVLVSIRRDRVVLHDPARGRRIVSKTELSQSFTGVALEAWPGNDFTANTVCNRFSLRKLTSSVHGLKGVLGKIFCLSLVIETINLVMPVGTQLVMDHALPAGDRGLLALICAGLMMFILLRVAVSMVRSWSSLVMSTLINVQWQSGLFSHLLRLPLSYFERRKLGDIQSRFGSLDVLRSTFTTSIVGAIMDSIMVIGVLVMLALYGAWLTWIVIAFTAVYVLLRLLTYNYYRQLSEESLVRSARASSYFMETLYGIATVKVQGMAERRSAHWLNLEIDSINTGIRVNKMDMVFGGINTFVAACDQIAILWLGTSLVIDNQMTIGMFVAFNAFRGQFSDRIGSLTEFLLRLRMMSLHNERIADIALHPRECRKPDIPYEAGLKSASLTTHALSFRYDSQSPTIFSDLNISIAPGESVAIVGPSGAGKTTLMKVLCGLFTPDGGRIEMDGIDIQQIGINNYHKMIACVMQDDKLFSGSISDNICGFHEETDKDWMQACAQASYLHEVIMCLPMGYETLIGELGEGLSGGQKQRLFIARALYKKPGILFLDEATSALDKESEDAVNQAIKGLSITRIIIAHRETTIASADRVINLV; encoded by the coding sequence ATGAGTAAGCTCTCCTTAAAGACGCTCATCGGAAAGCTGGACATACGCTTACGTCGCCGCCTACCGCTTATCCATCAAACCGAGTCGTCCGAGTGCGGACTGGCTTGCCTCGCGATGATCTGCGGCCACTATGGCAAGAACGTCGATCTGATAGCACTGCGTCGGCAGTTCAACCTGTCAGCGCGCGGCACTACGCTGGCCGGGCTGATTGGCATTGCCGATCGGATGGGACTCACCACACGCCCGCTGTCATTGGATCTCGACAACCTCGGCGCGCTGCAAGTGCCGTGCATACTGCACTGGGAATTCAACCATTTTGTAGTACTAGTGAGTATCAGGCGCGACCGGGTGGTACTGCACGATCCGGCGCGCGGTCGCCGTATCGTGAGTAAGACGGAACTGTCACAAAGCTTTACCGGCGTGGCGCTCGAAGCCTGGCCCGGCAACGATTTCACAGCGAATACGGTGTGTAACCGCTTTAGCCTGCGCAAACTGACAAGCAGTGTGCACGGCCTCAAAGGTGTGCTCGGAAAAATATTTTGTCTGTCCCTGGTGATCGAAACCATTAACCTGGTGATGCCGGTCGGCACGCAACTGGTAATGGATCATGCGCTTCCTGCAGGGGATCGCGGTCTGTTGGCGCTCATCTGTGCTGGGTTGATGATGTTCATTCTGCTGCGAGTGGCGGTTAGCATGGTACGATCCTGGTCTTCACTGGTCATGTCGACACTGATTAACGTCCAGTGGCAGTCGGGGCTGTTTAGCCACCTGCTGCGTCTGCCGCTAAGCTATTTTGAACGGCGCAAGCTGGGTGACATTCAGTCACGCTTCGGTTCGCTGGATGTACTCCGCAGCACCTTCACCACCAGCATCGTCGGTGCCATCATGGATAGCATCATGGTCATCGGTGTACTGGTGATGCTGGCCCTGTACGGAGCCTGGCTGACCTGGATCGTGATAGCCTTTACCGCTGTGTACGTGCTGTTGCGCCTGCTGACCTACAATTACTATCGGCAGCTGTCCGAGGAGTCGCTGGTGAGGAGCGCCCGGGCCAGCTCATATTTTATGGAAACGCTGTACGGCATTGCCACGGTCAAGGTGCAGGGCATGGCGGAACGCCGCAGTGCACACTGGCTTAATCTTGAAATCGACAGCATTAATACGGGTATCCGGGTCAACAAAATGGACATGGTGTTTGGTGGCATCAACACGTTTGTCGCCGCCTGCGACCAGATAGCGATCCTGTGGTTAGGCACCAGCCTGGTGATCGACAATCAAATGACCATCGGTATGTTCGTCGCATTTAACGCCTTTCGCGGTCAGTTCTCCGACCGGATCGGTTCGCTAACCGAGTTTTTGCTGCGGCTGCGAATGATGAGCCTGCACAACGAACGCATAGCCGATATTGCCCTTCACCCGCGAGAGTGCCGCAAACCCGATATCCCTTATGAGGCCGGGCTAAAGTCGGCTTCGCTGACAACGCACGCGCTAAGTTTCCGTTATGATAGCCAGTCACCGACCATTTTTAGCGACCTGAACATCTCCATTGCGCCGGGGGAAAGCGTGGCTATTGTCGGGCCGTCAGGGGCAGGGAAAACCACGCTAATGAAGGTGTTGTGCGGGTTATTCACGCCAGACGGCGGCAGGATCGAGATGGATGGTATTGATATTCAGCAAATAGGGATCAACAACTATCACAAGATGATTGCCTGTGTCATGCAGGACGACAAGCTGTTCTCCGGCTCTATCAGCGATAATATATGCGGTTTTCACGAAGAGACAGATAAAGACTGGATGCAGGCGTGCGCGCAGGCCAGCTATTTGCATGAGGTCATCATGTGCTTGCCAATGGGATATGAAACACTTATCGGCGAACTGGGGGAAGGCTTGTCCGGTGGTCAGAAGCAACGCCTGTTCATCGCCCGGGCGCTTTATAAAAAGCCGGGGATCCTGTTTCTGGATGAGGCAACCAGCGCACTGGACAAGGAAAGCGAGGATGCGGTGAATCAGGCGATCAAGGGCCTCAGCATAACGCGGATTATCATTGCCCACCGTGAAACGACGATAGCCTCGGCAGACAGGGTGATAAACCTGGTCTGA
- a CDS encoding ankyrin repeat domain-containing protein translates to MKRILIVITILLSALMVQGCKKGMDLKAQDYFEGKQLALAKEIEKGERGEIRKILPDMSAEELNRPGKASMTLLFWAISSSLYDQATPERLQIITELVKAGADPLQPQPNMPGSPAESMMQADKGIWIKAILDGGLSPNARDRVHHEPIIFESFNAKNTETLKVLIDYRADLNIQDSLKRTPLINALYSGKIEHIQLLLLNGADPLINDRFNDNFVSLVNKEISEGDKENKYIKSLIEIRKSIGGN, encoded by the coding sequence ATGAAAAGAATACTAATTGTAATCACGATATTACTTTCAGCGTTGATGGTGCAGGGGTGTAAAAAAGGTATGGATTTAAAAGCGCAGGATTATTTTGAAGGGAAGCAGTTAGCTCTGGCAAAGGAAATTGAAAAAGGAGAACGGGGTGAAATAAGAAAAATTTTGCCTGACATGAGCGCAGAAGAGCTAAACCGGCCGGGGAAAGCGTCTATGACCCTGCTGTTCTGGGCAATAAGCAGTTCACTCTATGATCAGGCCACGCCGGAGAGACTTCAGATAATAACCGAACTGGTTAAGGCAGGTGCAGATCCCTTACAGCCACAGCCCAATATGCCAGGCAGTCCGGCAGAGTCCATGATGCAGGCGGATAAAGGGATTTGGATAAAAGCGATTCTTGATGGGGGGTTATCGCCAAATGCCAGGGACAGAGTTCATCATGAGCCAATTATATTCGAAAGCTTTAATGCTAAGAATACTGAGACATTAAAAGTTTTAATTGATTACAGAGCCGATCTAAACATACAAGATTCTTTAAAAAGAACACCATTAATAAATGCGTTATATTCTGGCAAGATAGAACATATACAGCTTTTGTTATTAAATGGAGCTGACCCATTAATTAATGACAGGTTCAACGATAATTTTGTTTCACTAGTTAATAAAGAAATTTCCGAAGGTGACAAAGAAAATAAATATATAAAGTCGTTAATTGAAATAAGGAAGTCCATTGGTGGGAATTAG
- a CDS encoding siderophore-interacting protein, whose amino-acid sequence MMADVQEYRLFNVVLARKQVLSPSMLCCVFSGDDVRQMKMDAPDQRIKLLFPSRNGTPSSLSGEKSWWETVCAMPADLRPVARTYTLRHVNVEAGEFEVEFVMHGTEGPASAWALAAQPGDPLQIIAPNRACTTDSGGYEWNPHRNVERALVVADETAFPAAKAILEQLAQWRNPPPIQLFIELPKRADCIDLSHYRFAEVHWLPRDENGAAHGEAMLSAVRQHVVLPAAAMARQELSEGDEDDLLWDRAAGADTCFHGWVAAESSAVKQVRRYLIGERGLSAECISFMAYWSRGPRRKG is encoded by the coding sequence ATGATGGCGGATGTTCAGGAGTATCGCTTATTCAACGTAGTGCTGGCGCGTAAGCAGGTGCTTTCTCCTTCAATGTTGTGCTGTGTGTTCAGCGGTGATGACGTGCGTCAGATGAAGATGGATGCGCCAGATCAGCGCATCAAGCTGCTGTTCCCCTCGCGCAACGGGACGCCGTCGTCACTGAGCGGCGAAAAGTCATGGTGGGAAACCGTTTGCGCCATGCCGGCAGATCTCCGCCCTGTTGCGCGTACTTACACCCTGCGCCACGTCAATGTAGAAGCCGGCGAGTTCGAAGTTGAGTTTGTGATGCACGGCACGGAAGGGCCGGCATCCGCCTGGGCGCTGGCCGCGCAGCCGGGCGATCCTTTACAGATTATTGCCCCCAACCGTGCCTGCACAACGGACAGCGGCGGCTACGAGTGGAACCCGCACCGTAACGTTGAGCGGGCGCTGGTGGTGGCCGATGAAACGGCGTTCCCGGCGGCAAAAGCCATCCTTGAACAGCTGGCGCAATGGCGCAACCCACCGCCGATCCAACTGTTTATCGAGCTGCCAAAACGCGCTGACTGTATCGATCTCAGTCATTACCGCTTTGCTGAAGTTCACTGGCTGCCGCGTGACGAAAACGGCGCAGCGCACGGTGAAGCGATGCTGAGTGCGGTCAGGCAACATGTGGTACTGCCAGCGGCGGCAATGGCGCGCCAGGAGCTGTCAGAGGGCGATGAGGACGATCTGCTTTGGGATCGTGCCGCCGGGGCTGATACCTGCTTCCACGGTTGGGTGGCAGCCGAGTCCAGCGCGGTGAAACAGGTGCGCCGTTATCTGATAGGTGAGCGCGGTCTGTCTGCTGAATGCATCAGTTTTATGGCTTACTGGAGCCGTGGCCCCCGGCGTAAAGGCTAA
- a CDS encoding GNAT family N-acetyltransferase — MSLTLLTRLADIPASQWDALTPNDQPFLRHAFLHTLEESGSVSRASGWQPQHLLWIEEGIVRAALPGYAKSHSMGEYVFDHGWAEACQRAGLSYYPKWLSAVPFSPVSGARLLGDDAAAARLLQALPGFLATEQFHSAHMTFSDRRVHQLLQQDARWLLRLGCQYHWHNHGYRDFQDFLDTLTSRKRKQLRKERQLVASQDVAFTWYQGDELREVQWDFIYACYANTYHVRGRQPYLTRLFFSLLAERMPAAIRVVIASRQGNPLAMAFSLVDGDTFYGRYWGCLEEYNRLHFETCFYQGMEYAIAHGLARFDAGAQGEHKLIRGFEPVLTESWHLLRHPGLHEAVAHFLHQERVGIRAWAAEAREALPYRLSTP; from the coding sequence ATGTCCCTGACCCTTCTGACGCGGCTGGCCGATATTCCGGCCAGCCAGTGGGATGCCCTGACCCCAAACGATCAGCCTTTCTTACGCCATGCCTTTCTGCATACGCTGGAGGAGAGTGGTTCGGTGAGCCGCGCCAGCGGCTGGCAGCCCCAGCACCTGCTGTGGATCGAGGAGGGTATCGTGCGGGCGGCGCTGCCCGGCTACGCGAAAAGCCATTCGATGGGCGAATACGTGTTCGATCACGGCTGGGCGGAAGCCTGCCAGCGCGCCGGACTGTCTTATTATCCGAAATGGCTGTCGGCGGTTCCTTTCAGCCCGGTGAGCGGTGCACGGCTGCTGGGTGATGACGCCGCCGCCGCGCGGCTGTTGCAGGCACTGCCCGGATTTCTGGCCACAGAGCAGTTCCACAGTGCGCACATGACTTTCAGCGATCGGCGCGTGCATCAGCTGTTGCAGCAGGATGCACGCTGGCTGCTGCGTCTTGGCTGCCAGTACCACTGGCACAATCACGGCTACCGCGACTTTCAGGACTTTCTCGATACCCTTACCTCGCGCAAGCGCAAACAGCTACGCAAAGAGCGCCAGCTGGTGGCCAGCCAGGACGTGGCGTTTACCTGGTATCAGGGGGATGAACTGCGTGAAGTGCAGTGGGATTTTATCTACGCCTGTTACGCCAATACCTACCATGTGCGCGGTCGCCAGCCTTATCTCACCCGTCTGTTCTTCAGCCTGCTGGCAGAACGGATGCCCGCCGCCATCCGCGTGGTCATTGCCAGCCGGCAGGGCAACCCGCTGGCGATGGCTTTCAGCCTGGTGGATGGCGATACCTTCTATGGCCGCTACTGGGGATGCCTGGAAGAGTATAACCGTCTGCATTTTGAAACCTGTTTCTACCAGGGCATGGAGTATGCTATTGCGCACGGGCTGGCGCGTTTCGATGCCGGTGCACAGGGCGAACATAAGCTGATCCGTGGCTTCGAGCCGGTACTGACCGAGTCCTGGCATCTGCTGCGCCACCCGGGCCTGCACGAAGCGGTCGCCCACTTTCTGCACCAGGAGCGCGTAGGCATCCGCGCCTGGGCTGCTGAGGCGCGTGAAGCACTGCCCTATCGTCTTTCAACACCATGA
- a CDS encoding HNH endonuclease has protein sequence MIEKKSETRIIFERAKLKYSGHGNLSRLHQAENKYHRVMTDVEREIQLKVGERLQKGQKIPRSLLVNDGFVLSEEGVKRDERRRQLIAEEARAAAAHREAISKITTYTKPVPQPTVIQVPPLKSHASVAPKNHLQLPVTGGTENFDRARYFELLKSMSREEAWRIVKSEAQNTALQKVPFLTGEFCYIHTLCFWLQLNAGVEHVTALNVATNSEKAEDCLRNTIANWTTNRIRVHRAPSIQRRAVLASRLITPVKFTALRHFNLIDPSRYHHSISSRSANQQTNFKTRVLENFYHRCAVTGQKIGALLQACHIEDYALGGNMSTDNGILLSADCHRLFDENLMGIEPEKLTVHFKVRCIYSSMFEGKRIYPHRLTLDKNKLRKKWEMFQVG, from the coding sequence TTGATTGAAAAAAAGAGCGAAACCAGGATCATCTTTGAACGCGCAAAGCTAAAATATTCTGGTCATGGCAACCTTTCAAGGCTGCATCAGGCGGAAAATAAATACCATCGGGTGATGACAGATGTCGAACGGGAGATCCAGCTAAAAGTTGGGGAGCGGCTTCAAAAAGGCCAGAAAATTCCCCGCAGCCTGTTGGTGAATGATGGCTTTGTTCTTTCCGAAGAGGGAGTTAAGCGCGACGAGCGGCGCAGGCAGCTAATTGCAGAAGAAGCCCGTGCGGCGGCGGCCCATCGAGAAGCCATCAGTAAAATCACGACATACACAAAACCCGTGCCACAGCCGACAGTGATTCAGGTCCCGCCACTAAAGTCTCATGCTTCCGTTGCACCGAAAAATCATCTGCAGTTACCGGTCACGGGGGGCACTGAAAACTTTGACCGGGCGCGGTATTTCGAGCTTTTAAAGAGTATGTCACGCGAAGAAGCTTGGCGTATTGTCAAAAGCGAAGCGCAGAATACGGCGTTGCAGAAAGTACCGTTCCTGACAGGTGAATTTTGCTACATACATACTCTGTGTTTCTGGCTGCAGTTAAATGCGGGAGTTGAACATGTCACCGCGCTTAACGTGGCCACCAACAGTGAGAAAGCCGAAGATTGTCTCCGCAATACCATCGCGAATTGGACTACAAACCGTATCCGTGTGCATAGAGCACCGTCCATTCAGCGCAGGGCTGTTTTAGCCTCAAGGTTGATTACACCTGTGAAATTCACTGCACTACGCCATTTTAATCTTATTGACCCCAGTCGTTATCACCATAGCATTTCCAGCCGTTCTGCAAACCAGCAAACTAATTTTAAAACACGAGTTCTTGAAAATTTTTATCACCGCTGCGCTGTAACTGGACAAAAAATCGGCGCATTACTACAGGCATGCCACATCGAGGATTATGCTTTGGGTGGAAATATGAGTACCGATAACGGAATACTGCTGTCAGCAGATTGCCACCGGTTATTTGATGAAAATCTGATGGGTATTGAACCGGAGAAACTGACAGTACACTTCAAAGTACGATGCATTTACTCATCCATGTTTGAAGGAAAGCGCATTTATCCTCACCGTCTGACCTTAGATAAAAATAAGCTCAGAAAAAAATGGGAAATGTTTCAAGTGGGATAG
- a CDS encoding SMP-30/gluconolactonase/LRE family protein, producing MSFRCKPFLLSVVGSIILFNAAQSAAGDTDIKLVAEQPGFYDLIAKHAAARKIADNAKWAEGPACIAQDTLIYGDVKRNQVMSWSEKDGLKRWLSPAVYQNGHAVDAEGRVIAASHGKRAVVRREHDGSWVTLVSEWQGKRFHSPNDVVVARDGAIWFTDPKFGILSQEESNGKGKPEMEGEFVYRYDPSAKKLSKMNTPGLYTPNGLAFSPDGKLLYVSDAQLGHDVNNKSLQHRIMVYPVSAQQIGAGRVFAEISPGVPDGIKVDAHGNVWTSARDGVQIFSPAGKRLGKILIPEKDTANLALCTDVQNRHWMYVTATDQVLRIPVRVKGADTLRQ from the coding sequence ATGTCTTTTCGCTGCAAACCCTTTTTATTGAGCGTCGTTGGCAGCATCATTTTGTTTAATGCCGCTCAGAGTGCGGCAGGCGATACGGATATCAAGCTGGTTGCCGAGCAGCCCGGCTTCTACGATCTTATCGCTAAACATGCTGCTGCACGGAAGATTGCCGATAATGCCAAATGGGCTGAAGGTCCGGCGTGCATCGCGCAGGACACGCTTATCTATGGTGATGTGAAGCGCAACCAGGTGATGAGCTGGTCAGAGAAGGACGGCCTGAAAAGATGGCTTTCCCCGGCGGTTTACCAGAATGGTCATGCCGTCGATGCAGAAGGAAGAGTTATCGCCGCTTCTCACGGAAAGCGCGCCGTTGTGCGTCGTGAGCATGACGGTAGCTGGGTGACATTGGTTAGCGAATGGCAAGGTAAGCGCTTCCATAGCCCGAATGATGTGGTGGTGGCTCGCGACGGCGCAATCTGGTTCACCGATCCCAAATTCGGCATCCTGAGTCAGGAAGAGAGCAACGGGAAAGGGAAGCCGGAGATGGAAGGGGAATTTGTTTATCGCTATGACCCGTCAGCGAAAAAGCTGTCGAAGATGAACACGCCCGGATTATATACCCCTAACGGGCTGGCTTTCTCCCCGGACGGCAAGCTGCTTTATGTCTCGGATGCGCAGCTGGGGCACGATGTTAACAATAAGTCGCTGCAACACCGCATTATGGTCTACCCGGTCAGCGCGCAGCAGATCGGAGCAGGCCGGGTGTTCGCTGAGATTTCACCGGGCGTACCGGACGGCATCAAAGTTGATGCCCACGGCAATGTCTGGACCAGCGCCAGGGATGGCGTACAGATATTCTCGCCTGCCGGTAAGCGGCTGGGAAAAATCCTCATCCCTGAAAAGGATACCGCGAATCTGGCGCTGTGCACGGACGTGCAGAACAGGCACTGGATGTACGTGACCGCGACCGACCAGGTACTGCGCATTCCGGTGCGGGTAAAAGGGGCGGATACGCTACGTCAATAG
- a CDS encoding IS3 family transposase produces MSLSKKIGLSSVSRPCVVCLELPEAAGMSGACVAIKSARASSSASSAIRPSVRHLLRQNSVMAHLVLLTSCRSTTSKTIAASLRRQGLRAKAARKFSPVSYREHGLPVSENLLKQDFYASGANQKWAGDITYLRTDEGWLYLAVVIDLWSRSVIGWSMSPRMTAQLACDALQMALWRRKRPEKVIVHTDRGGQYCSSDYQSLLKCHNLRGSMSAKGCCYDNACVESFFHSLKVECIHGERFASREIMRTTVFNYIECDYNRWRRHSACGGLSPEQFENQNLA; encoded by the coding sequence ATGTCTTTATCGAAAAAAATCGGGCTGAGTTCAGTATCAAGGCCATGTGTCGTGTGCTTAGAATTGCCCGAAGCGGCTGGTATGTCTGGTGCCTGCGTCGCCATCAAATCAGCCCGCGCCAGCAGTTCCGCCTCATCTGCGATAAGGCCGTCGGTAAGGCATTTACTGAGGCAAAACAGCGTTATGGCGCACCTCGTCTTGCTGACGAGCTGCCGGAGTACAACATCAAAAACCATTGCCGCCAGCCTGCGACGTCAGGGGCTGCGGGCGAAAGCGGCCCGCAAGTTCAGTCCGGTCAGTTATCGTGAACACGGCCTGCCCGTGTCAGAGAACCTGCTGAAACAGGATTTTTACGCCAGCGGCGCAAACCAGAAGTGGGCAGGTGACATCACCTACTTACGTACAGATGAGGGCTGGCTGTATCTGGCGGTGGTCATTGACCTGTGGTCGCGTTCCGTCATTGGCTGGTCGATGTCGCCGCGTATGACCGCACAACTGGCCTGCGACGCACTGCAGATGGCGTTGTGGCGGCGAAAACGTCCTGAAAAAGTGATTGTTCACACTGACCGTGGTGGGCAGTACTGTTCATCGGATTATCAGAGCTTGCTGAAATGTCATAATCTGCGCGGGAGCATGAGCGCAAAAGGCTGCTGTTATGACAATGCCTGCGTGGAAAGCTTCTTTCATTCGCTGAAGGTGGAATGTATCCACGGAGAACGCTTTGCCAGCCGGGAAATAATGCGGACAACGGTGTTTAATTATATCGAGTGTGATTACAATCGGTGGCGTCGTCACAGTGCCTGTGGCGGCCTTAGTCCTGAACAATTTGAAAACCAGAACCTCGCTTAG
- a CDS encoding transposase, whose product MTKPASTSKKPRKQHTPEFRNEALKLAERIGVAPAARELRLYESQLYAWRSKLKNAHSSSEREQEMSVEIARLKRQLAEQAEELAILQKAATYFAKRLK is encoded by the coding sequence ATGACAAAACCAGCATCAACCAGCAAAAAGCCACGCAAACAACATACGCCTGAATTTCGCAACGAAGCCCTGAAACTTGCTGAGCGTATCGGTGTGGCTCCAGCTGCCCGTGAACTCCGTCTGTATGAATCGCAGCTTTATGCCTGGCGCAGCAAGCTCAAAAATGCACATTCCTCTTCTGAACGTGAGCAGGAAATGTCTGTTGAAATTGCCCGCCTTAAGCGGCAACTGGCGGAGCAGGCTGAGGAGCTGGCCATTCTCCAAAAGGCCGCGACATACTTCGCGAAGCGCCTGAAATGA